One window of Mixophyes fleayi isolate aMixFle1 chromosome 3, aMixFle1.hap1, whole genome shotgun sequence genomic DNA carries:
- the LOC142142608 gene encoding interleukin-17F-like gives MSNHEAHDQSGSMKKRSISPWDYSFDVNNNRFPPRIAEAKCLHTGCLDSEGNVDISLNSVPIRQEILVIHREMRGCNPVYKLDKQLVTVGCTCVRPNIQDQQ, from the exons ATGAGTAATCATGAAGCCCATGACCAGAGCGGTTCTATGAAGAAACGTTCCATCTCTCCATGGGATtacag CTTTGATGTAAACAACAACAGATTCCCTCCAAGAATCGCGGAGGCAAAGTGTCTTCACACCGGGTGTCTGGATTCGGAGGGTAATGTGGACATCAGCCTGAACTCCGTCCCCATCAGACAGGAGATCCTGGTGATACACCGTGAGATGAGAGGATGTAATCCCGTCTATAAGCTGGACAAGCAGCTGGTCACTGTGGGCTGCACCTGCGTCCGGCCCAACATCCAAGACCAACAATAA
- the LOC142142610 gene encoding interleukin-17A-like — MDKLSRKCMIQVTLLLILLEATTPLPAQNLGQHHPRKGGCQRMPKFPSSVTVSLNMSNHEDHDQSGSLKKRSISPWDYSFDVNNNRFPPRIAEAKCLHTGCLDSEGNVDISLNSVPIKQEILVIHREMRGCNPVYKLDKQLVTVGCTCVRPSIQEQQ; from the exons ATGGACAAACTAAGCAGAAAATGCATG ATTCAGGTCACACTACTGCTGATTCTCCTGGAAGCCACCACTCCATTGCCTGCCCAAAACCTGGGTCAACATCATCCCAGGAAAGGAGGATGCCAACGTATGCCAAAGTTCCCATCTTCAGTGACGGTCAGCCTGAACATGAGTAATCATGAAGACCATGACCAGAGTGGTTCTTTGAAGAAACGTTCCATCTCTCCATGGGATTACAG CTTTGATGTAAACAACAACAGATTCCCTCCAAGAATCGCAGAGGCAAAGTGTCTTCACACTGGGTGCCTGGATTCGGAGGGTAATGTGGACATCAGCCTGAACTCCGTCCCCATCAAACAGGAGATCCTGGTGATACACCGTGAGATGAGAGGATGTAATCCCGTCTATAAGCTGGACAAGCAGCTGGTCACTGTGGGCTGCACCTGCGTCCGGCCCAGCATCCAAGAACAACAATAA